In the genome of Nonomuraea sp. NBC_00507, the window CATCTGGGCCGAGGAGCTGTGGCTGCCGTTCGGGCCGCTGGGCCGCGCCGTGTGGCCGATCGTCCGCCTGGTCGGCGCCGCGTTCGCCTGCCGTTCCCTGCGCAGACTCGCCGTACTGGCCGAGCGCGGCGGTGGCCGGCCGAGCTCGACCTGATGGCCCAGCTCGCGGGTCTACGTGCGGCCCTGCTCTTTTCTTTCCGGCCCTTCTCGGGCCTGCCGTCGGGCGGGCCGTTCGGCTGCGGGCGCCGCTCTTGGCGCTCGTCGGGGACCGAGCCCGGGCTGCGGTCCGACCCTCGTACGCCGGCAGGCCGTCAGGGCGTGCCGGCGTACGTCGTCTGGCCGTGGCCGGCGTGGCGGGCGACCGCGGCCGCGAACGCCGAGATCACCGGGTGCGGCCGCCGCCCGTCGCCGGCCAGCTCCGGCTGGAACAGCGTGCCGAGGAAGAACGGGTGGCCGGGCAGTTCGGCCGCCCGCACCGCGCCGTCGTCGGCGGCGTGACCGGAGAACACCAGCCCGCCCGCCGCCAGCGTCTGCGTGTAAGACTCGTTGAGCCCGTAGGAGCACACGTAGGCCTCCATGGTGGCAGGCGTGCCCATGATCTGCTCGATGAGCGTGCCGGGCGTCAGCCGTACCAGGTTCTCGTGGCCGGCCAGCGAGCACGCCAGCGGCGTGAGCAGGAAGTCGCGGGCGCCCGGCTCGTTCTCGGCGTGCGCCACGTCCAGCCCGCACACGTGCCGCGCGAACTCCAGCAGCATGTGCTGGAACCCGGCGCACGTGCCCAAGAGCGGGATCTGCTCCTCGCGGGCGACGCGCGCGGCCTCCACCGCGCCCGCCTCGTCGCGGTACGGGCTGCCGGGCAGGATCCAGATGCCGTCGAAGGCGTCCAGCCCGGCCACGTCGGTGGTGGGGATCCAGTACGGGTCGAGCGCGATGCCGTCGCGCTCACGCAGCGCCTCCATCAGCAGCGGGATGCGGGTGTGCGAGCGGACGCTGGGGGAGCGGTCCCCGACGAGGGCGATTCTCATGCCCCTATGGTGGCCGCCCGCTTCAGTTAAGCGCCAACGATGAAATCTGCATCTGCTATAAGCAACGCTGATGGATCCTCATTTGCTGACGACGTTCGTCACCGTCGCCCGGCACGGCTCGTTCTCCGCGGCCGCCGCCGAGCTCGGCTACACGCAGTCGGCGATCTCCCAGCAGGTCGCCGCGCTCGAGGCGGACCTGGGGCTGGCATTGCTGAGCCGCCGCCCGGTGGAGCCGACCCCTGCGGGCCGGCGGCTGCTGGAGCACGCCGGGCCGCTGCTGCTGCGGCTGCGTGCGGCCCGCGCCGATGTGCTGCGCGCCGCGGCCGCACCCAGGCACCGGCTGCGCCTGGCCGCCACACCGCTGGCCGTCAACGCGGTCCTGGCCGGCCGCCTGGCCCGGGCGCGCGCCGCTCAGCCGCGGCTGGAGGTGACGCTGGTGACGTGCGGGCGCGAGCACGTCGGCGCCCTGGTGGCCGAAGGGGAGGCGGATCTGGGGCTGGCCGACGGCATCGCCGCGCCCAGCGATCCGCTGCGGCTGCCCGACACCGGTCCGATGACGACCGTGGGGGTGAGCGAGGAGG includes:
- a CDS encoding LysR family transcriptional regulator; the protein is MDPHLLTTFVTVARHGSFSAAAAELGYTQSAISQQVAALEADLGLALLSRRPVEPTPAGRRLLEHAGPLLLRLRAARADVLRAAAAPRHRLRLAATPLAVNAVLAGRLARARAAQPRLEVTLVTCGREHVGALVAEGEADLGLADGIAAPSDPLRLPDTGPMTTVGVSEEELVVALPADHPLAGRAALRLGDLVDARWLQTDLCPLARLRDLVGEGFPVALEYRGDDVHTVVNLVAAGHGLTLLPASALPGRAPEPSGSVVAPTACGVPLAWPRLVHRVELLHGALPPGSAADLGRALSS
- a CDS encoding CTP synthase C-terminal region-related (seleno)protein; this encodes MRIALVGDRSPSVRSHTRIPLLMEALRERDGIALDPYWIPTTDVAGLDAFDGIWILPGSPYRDEAGAVEAARVAREEQIPLLGTCAGFQHMLLEFARHVCGLDVAHAENEPGARDFLLTPLACSLAGHENLVRLTPGTLIEQIMGTPATMEAYVCSYGLNESYTQTLAAGGLVFSGHAADDGAVRAAELPGHPFFLGTLFQPELAGDGRRPHPVISAFAAAVARHAGHGQTTYAGTP